The DNA sequence AGAAAATGGATCCATGGGTGTCGACTGGCTCGGCGAGCTCCTTATGTGACTCATATGTTATTTGCAGATGATAGTTTTCTCTATTATTCTGCTACTTTGGAGGAGGCTCAACGTGTCTTGGAGCAACTTAACAAGTTTGAGCAGGCTTCGGGTCAAAAGATTAATCTAAGCAAGTCTTCTGTTTTCTTTAGCTCCAACACGGGTGATGGGACCCGTCTTAGACTTCTTTCCACTCTTCACATGCGTGCTGCTGATGAGAAAAGCTTTTATCTTGGTATGCCAAGCGTGATTGGTAGGAATAAGAATGTGGCTTTTGGTTTTTTAAAGGAAAAAGTTAGAAAGCGGATTCAGAGTTGGGATAGCAAGTTACTTTTGAGAGCGGGTAAGGAGGTCCTACTAAAGTCGGTTATTCAATCTTTACCATCGTACACTATGAGTGTTTTTTTAATCCCGGTTGAGATTTGTAAGGATATTGATCGTCTTATGGGTAGATTCTGGTGGCATTCTAAATCTTCCCAAGGTGGTGGTATTCATTGGAAAAGTTGGGATAAGTTATGCCTCCAAAAGCATAAAGGTGGCATGGGCTTCCGAAACTTGAGGGATTTCAATTTGGCAATGCTTGGGAAGCAAGGTTGGAGGTTATTAAAAAATCTATCGTCTCTTGTCGCTCGTGTGTTTCAAGCAAGATATTATCCTCAAGGGTTGTTTTTTGATGCTGAGTTGGGTTCAAATCCGAGCTATGCCTGGCGAAGTGTTTTTGAGGCTCAGTAAGATGTAAAAATGGGAGCTAGATGGAGGATAGGAACGGGCACTTCCACTTATGTCCTTAATCAACCGTGGATTCCTTCAAAGGACAATCCGTATGTGATTTCTTCTCATGAGTCTCTTCGTCGTTATTCTGTTTTCAACCTTTTACAAGATGGAAATATGTGTTGGGATGAAGAAGTATTGGAAGATCTGTTTGAACCAAGAGATATTGATCTCATTCGCAACATACCTTTGCCTTTAACTCTGAATATGGACTCATGGTATTGGGCGTTTGAAGATTATGGAAACTATTCAGTTAAAAGTGCCTACCGTGCGTTGCAAGTGCTTAACGAGAGATGGAATTCACAAGACAACTCTGGTTTTTGGAAgaagttttggtatttaaaacTTCCTCCAAAAGTTAAGAATTTTCTTTGGAGGGCCCTCTCTAATTGCCTTCCCACTCTTGTTTTACTTCAAATTAAGCGAGTTAATGTGACTAGTATTTGTCCTCTTTGCAGTGGTGATGCCGAGACTACTTTTCATCTTATGGTTACTTGTCCTTTTACTATGGCTTGTTTGGAGAGGGGGTTGGGTTTTACTCTCATGATTGGAGATGTTGAATTTGGTTACTTGTTTGTGAGCTTCTGTAATGCTCACCCAGGAGATGGTATTGAAAAACTGTCTATAATTTTATGGGGTGTTTGGGGAGCTAGAAATGACTTGCTTTGGAACAAAAAGCTTGCTTCTGTT is a window from the Cannabis sativa cultivar Pink pepper isolate KNU-18-1 chromosome 1, ASM2916894v1, whole genome shotgun sequence genome containing:
- the LOC133035353 gene encoding uncharacterized protein LOC133035353, which translates into the protein MGARWRIGTGTSTYVLNQPWIPSKDNPYVISSHESLRRYSVFNLLQDGNMCWDEEVLEDLFEPRDIDLIRNIPLPLTLNMDSWYWAFEDYGNYSVKSAYRALQVLNERWNSQDNSGFWKKFWYLKLPPKVKNFLWRALSNCLPTLVLLQIKRVNVTSICPLCSGDAETTFHLMVTCPFTMACLERGLGFTLMIGDVEFGYLFVSFCNAHPGDGIEKLSIILWGVWGARNDLLWNKKLASVERVVSAAVTYLKLWKVAQLKNGDASTSTSHASAGSELWSKPSLEKSHGFGWIARVPAGVLLTATTEKRIGDVDPVVAEAMSMKEALSWLKQTWGDGGSFEVQFVKRSWNQAVNWLARSSGSCRDRLSCMGSIPIGLEAILLADLH